The genome window TGGCCTAGTTGTGAACTTCCTCCACATCTTGAAGTATGAGCTCGGTTCCCACCTTGGTGTAAAGGCTCTCTCAAGGTACTTGAAAAACGTTTATGGATACTTCCTTGACTATAAGAAACTATTCAGACTACGATAAAATCTATAAAGTACTATATGTACTCTATATAGCAATGCTTAAAATCTATATATTACATTTTAATATATGAAAAGATTGTTAATTCTAATACTAATTTCAATTTTATTGATGAGCATTAATACCTTCCATGCAAATACTGTAACGCCAATAAAACACGTTATTATAATAATAGAAGAGAATCATTCCTTCGATAATTTATTTGGGACATACCCGTTTGGTTATCCCCCAATAATAAACAATATTACGCTCTCTGTAATGTGGCCAGACGGATTATACAACAACTACACACAACTTGAAGGTACTAAGAATGGTGTGCTTAGCTGGATATCAGTACCCACAATTCCTTGGTTTCCATTATCGTACTCCCATCCATATTATGCTAACGCTTATGATACAACAGATCCTTCAGAAGGTTGGACCGAGTATCATGGTGACTATTGGTTTGGAAAACCAATTGGTTTTATATTTTACTCTGGCCCTCAGTCAATGGCGTATTTCTCTTATCAACAGACTGGTATACTTTGGGACTACGCTGAGGAATACGCACTAGCAGACGCTTACTTCTCGCCAGTATTAGGATTAACTGAGCCAAATAGAGTAGCTTACTTGACTGGATTTTCACCTAACTTCTATAGCGATGAAGCGTACAATGTATTACCCTTCAACGAAACCATAATGTATCAACTGGAGAAGTACAATATAAGCTGGGGCTATTTCGTATATAATCTTAATGGGACCCCATGGCCTCTAAACGCGTTTACGGGAATTAATATGGTACATATCTACGATTTGTCAGAGTTCTTTAAGGATTTAAAGAATAATAGCCTTCCGAGTGTTAGTTGGGTCATGTTTTTAGGGGGTAGTAGTGACGCATACGATATGCACCCGCCCTATAATATTACGGCTGGTGAAATCGAACTTGCTAAAGTAATTAATGCAATAATGGAGAGTGATTATTGGAACTCTTCGGTAATATTTATAACCTTTGACGAGGGTGGGGGATATTATGATCACATAACTCCCCCTGCAATTAACTATTATGGTTTAGGGCAGAGAATTCCTTTACTTATAATTTCGCCCTATGCTAAGGAGGGCTATGTGGATAATTACACTATTTCAGGCTATACGTTACTAGCATTTATTGATTATAATTGGCACCTACCGTGGTTAACTAATTACGTTAAGAATAGTGACATACAAGGATTACTAAACGCGTTTAATTTCTCATCTAAACCTAGACCTCCTATTATTCTTTCGCCAAGTAATTGGACTTATCCAATTCCATTACAATATCCTATCCACTATGGTTATATTGCAGTCGTTAATAGCGATTATAAGAGTTATGCGGAAGTATATCCGGTACCTTCACTTCAGTATCTATTGCCCTTCGAAATAATCGGAATTGCGTTAATAGTCGTAAAAAAGAAGTTATTAAGGCCAATAGGTATTCTACTGTTATTGATTGTACTGGGAATATCGATATATTATTACAATTTCTATAATTTGTACAGTTTTATTGCGGAGTATTACGTTTATTCATCACTGATAGGAGTACTCGGAGGAACAGCATTACTAGTTAAGGGGAGAAAGAGATGATCCATCTAGCGTTCCTTATTACATTTTTACCTTAATGATAGTTTTTAAGAGCTTGAGATGAGTTTCTTTTCTCATTTACCATCAAGGTTTAAATACGGAATATTTGGTACGATTTTAGGATGATAAGTATGATTATTCTAACCTTCTATGCTTATTTATCATTACGACTTTTAATCTTGTATACGGTATAATGAGTTTTGAAGTCCGTATTAGAAATAGTGCTTTTAGTTATGGGTAACTATACTCTTATTAATCGAATACCCAAAAACCAAATTAGGTTTATTATTAATTTTTTACCGATTGCAGGTAAGCTGAGAGAGATTGGTATCTTTATTGCTAGTTAGTGGATCTCGAAAATTTCATTAGCCCAGATTCAGTGGAATAATAGGTCTTTAATTGACTCTTAAACTATCTAGAATCTTACGTGTTAAAGTCACAAAAAATTTAATGAGAGGAATAGCTACAATAATTCCGTATATTATGAGATTCGTCATATTAACTAGTAAAATATTCAAATTCCCATTTGAGATGTAATGACAAAGTAGATAACTAGAAGACTTTTTAACCCTTTGCAAATTAAACATTATGATGCCGCGGTAGCTCAGCCTGGCCAGAGCGCTGCCCTGGTAAGGCAGAGGTCCCGGGTTCAAATCCCGGCCGCGGCTCCTTTTAAAGGCTAAGTTTTATTGAATTGTCATATAGTCTGTTCCATTATTATATGAAAACTATACTATATTGCACTTTCAAGAGTATATAGATTTAGAACTTTAAAAGAGTCATATTCCAATTTTGTATTAAGAACTCTTTTGGTGTTGTTGAACTGGTTTCAAATAAATCTTATTCCCTATTATGGCGTTATTGGGTATAAGTACTTTAGTCCCATCTGATTTTATCACAGTTGTAAATAACGTACTAACATCCTCAACTATTCCGTCCTCTCCAACTAGATTAACATTATCATTTATCTTAAATGGTCTGGCTATTAATAGGAACATTCCGGCAACCGCTTGACCCAATACTTGTTGTGACGCAAAGCCAATTACTATACCTATGAAACCACCTAATGCAACACCAGCCGCTCCACCGGCTACTGCACCTGCTATTGCTGCAACTAATGCACCGATTCCAATAATTCTCACAACATTCCTCACTGCAGCAGCTGCTGGGTGACCGTATTTCGATAACAGTGAATAATAGAATATTAGAGAAATTCCAGAAACAATTAAGTAACCAAATGCAAGTGCCAATAATATCTGTATGTATGATTCATAACTTATAGCGTTAATATGAACTGATGGTAATAACACCTCAATTAGGAACTTAATTACTGCACTCACAATAACATAAAGAATTATATAAATTATTGTTCTTCCTATTGCACTTCCGACCTTTGGGGCACTAGATTTCGACATGTTTATTCACCAATAACTAATCTAGGAACCTATATAAAAACACACACATAGAATATTAATTTGCTCTCCTATAAATAAAATATTTTGTATTTATTATCTCTTCCGTAATACTCTCATTATAATATAAATTACAATTACTATAACTACAAAGATTAGTATATAGTTCCCAAATTTCTCAGCTAGAGTTATGACAAAATTAATCTGGTTAGCTAGCTCATAACCTATAAGGGAAAGTATAATATCCCAAATAATATGCCCCAAGAAAGTAAATCCTAAAAACTTAGGAATTTTCATTTGTCCTATCCCTGCAGGATATGATATAAGAGCCCTTAACCCTGGTATGAACCTAAATCCAAATACCGCAATATCGCCATATCTTAAAAACCAATTATGTAGTGCTTCTATCTTACCTTCATCTATTAAGATGTATTTCCCATATCTCTTAAGGAAGGGTAATCCTAGCTTATAACCTATTACGTATGCTATTATAGAACCAACTAGACTACCTAAAGTACCTACTATTATACCTAGATATAATGATATACTACCCAAGTATGAATAATAACCTACTAGTGGCATTATAACCTCACTAGGCAAAGGCAGTCCTAATCCCTCACCTATCATGAGAATAAAAAGGATAATATAACCCGATAAGCCTTTAAATACGTAAATCATTTAGTCTTAGCGTGAATTCAGACTTAAATTATTTTTCACGATTACTAGAATCTACCGCCACTTCTTTGAATATCCATGTCATAACTTATTAAATCACCAACGTTTTACGATAAAAAGAAATTTATGTAGCCTCCAAAGTCTAATTGAAACTTCTCTTACTTCCACCACCTATAGCTACTATATGAACTAAATCTGCTTTAGCACGCATCTCTGAAGAAAAAGATAACACATTCAATATTTCCTCGTCCTTTTATTCATTAACTTCCTCACTACTACAATTTAGTTATTATATAGTAATTTCAGCGGTATAGATTTCATCTATATTTTAAAACCATTCTTTTTAGCCCTTTAAAAATAACACTAAGATGATTGGGTAAAAATATACAAAACGTTTACGTCAAAATATCTCTTGACACCAATTTTCAATCCTCTCTTTTAATGCCACGTTAAGTATTTCATGACATTCATTCCTGCAAGAACTCTAATCAACTCTGAAATATCCTGCTTGCTTCTCTATATTCCTTTTCACCTTTTTATAATAGTTTCATTGCTTTTAGTTACAATTAATTAAAGCGAATTAGAAATCTTTACTTTATTAATTATCTCTTTTGTAATCAATTCTTTCCTTTTTATTTACTTTAAACATATGCTCGTTTGAACCCACTTACTTTCCCCATTACTATTTGTACTAAACTTAATACTATAGATTTTTTAAAAAAAAGAATGATAAGCATTAACTTCCTTGAAATAACTTCTTCGCCTCATTATATATTCTCTCAACACTAGGTATAACAGTGTTTTCTAACGGCTCTGAGAAAGGTATTGGCACATCCGGAACTGCTAACCTACCAATTGGTACCTTAAGATCCTTTAATGCTCTAGCCTGAATTCTAAACGCTACTTCCCCAGTCATTCCATAACTCATGTAATCCTCATCCACAATCAAAACCCTTCCAGTTTTCTTAGCGGACCTAACTATAGTCTCCTCATCTAAGGGTACTAATGTCCTTAAATCAATTACCTCAGCCGAGATTCCATCTCGTTGAAGCATTTCAGCTGCCCTCAAACTCCTTTGAACCATTAATCCAGCTGAAATTATCGTTAAATCCGTCCCTTCTCTTCTAAGTGCCGCCTTACCAAACTCAATCTCGTAAGGCTCATCTGGAACTTCCTCCTCAATACCCTCAAAGGGTAAGAACGGTAAACCAGTTAATAGTTTATGTCCAAACACTACGACGGGATTTGGATCCCTTAATGCTTTAGTTACTAAACCTTTAGCATCGTATGGCGTTGATGGTACTACAACTTTAAACCCGGGTAAGTGGGCAAACAAGCCGTATAATACTTGAGAGTGCTGGGAGGAATCCCCATATCCTCCACCTATTGCAGTTATTACTGTTACTGGCATTGGAAATTGACCTCCACTCATATAGTGGTTTTTGGCCATATGGTTGTACATCTGATCGAAACCAGCTCCTAGGAAATCAACGAACATTAGAGAGACTACCGGATGTAAGCCCACAGAAGCCGCACCTACTGCCATTCCCATAAAAGTTTGTTCTGTTATCGGCGTGTCGAAAACTCTCTTCCTACCGAATTTCTCAAATAAACCCATTGTAAATCCAAATACTGCTCCCCAATATGTTACATCTTCTCCTAACACTACAATTTTATCATTTCTCTCCATTTCCTGCTTTATCGCTTCTGCAATTGCTTGTGCAATTCCCTTTATCTTCATGCGAAGACACCCCTTAAAGCTTCATTAGGATCTGGATAGGGACTTTTAAGGGCAAAATCTATTGCATCTTGAACTTGCCTTCTAGCCTCTTCTCTTAATTTAGCTAGGATTTCGTTATCTGCATAATTTAAACGTAATATTCTATTCTCTAATCTCCTTATTGGATCTAACGAACTCCATAGTTCAACTTCTTCTTTAGTTCTGTATTCCTCACCATCTCCCTCAAAATGTCCTACATATCTATACGTTAGAGCTTCTATTAGCGTAGGCCCAAACCCTTTTCTTGCCCTCTCTATTGCTTTCTTTGCTGTAGAATATACGTCTATTACGTCCATTCCATCAACTAGATAAGATGGAACGTTATACGCTAACCCCCTTTGATAGTGAAAGGCAGTTGGCATTACTAAGGATTTAGGTGTAGAATCAGCATACTTGTTATCTTCTATAACTATTATCAATGGTAATTGCCACGCACTTGCTACGTTTAATGTTTCAGTGAAAGTGCCGTGATTTGCTGCTCCTTCACCAGCAAACGCTATAGCTACGTTATCCTTTCCCGAATATTTAAATGCGAAAGCAGCACCAGCAGCTTGAGGAAAAGATGCTCCCACAATACCACTACAAGCGAAGTTTTTAGTTTTATCGAATAAGTGCATATGTCCTCCTTTTCCCCTACAAAGTCCAGTTACCCTACCAAGAATTTCCGCAGCTAATCCATTTACATCTACTCCTTTCGCAATAGCATGATGATGAGGTCTGTGAGTACTCACTACGACATCTTCATCCCTAACTTCATACAACGTACCTACAGCGACTGCTTCTTGTCCTATGGATAAATGCATTTCTCCTCTAATTATACCTGAAGCCATGTTGAAGGGATTCTTCCCTTCATGGTATATTTTCCTTATCGTTTCCTCAAAATACCTTATCGTTAACATTCTCTTATACATATTAAGTAGATCGCTTGCTTTCAACCCTGAACTTTCTATTAGATATGATAAGTCCTTTAGAGAGGGTTCTGGTTTTATTATCATATTTAATAAGTTAAATTACGTACTTATATCCTTTTCTTCCAATATTAGATATCATGTATATCATGAAGCAATTTTTAAAAGGAACAAATTTAAGGTATATTTATGGAGGACGTTAAGAAATTTAAATACTTTACCGTGTCGTCACTTGCTTTTGGAACCTGGAGAATTGGAGGAGGTTATTGGTACGCTTCTCATGACAGAGATAATGAATGGATAAGTGCGATTCGTAAGGCAATTGAGTTAGGAATAAGAGTCATCGATACTGCTGAAATGTATGGTAATGGTCACGCTGAGGAATTAGTAGGTGAGGCAATTAAGGGATTTAATAGAGATACGCTTTTTATAGTCTCCAAGGTTTGGCCTAGTCATGCAGATTATGATAATGTGATAAAGTCAGCTAAAAATAGTTCTAAAAGGCTAGGCACATATATTGACCTTTATTTACTTCACTCACCTTCAAGAGTACCCATTTGCAAAACTATTCGCGCATTTGAGAAGTTAGTTGATGATGGTGTAATAAGGTTTTTCGGGCTTAGTAATTTCGATGTAGATAAAATTGAAAGAGCTAGAGAGTGCGTTAGTAAATATGAGATTGTAGCTATCCAGAATCACTATAGTCTACTAGATAGGGACGATGAGAGGAAGGTCTTAGCTTATGCGGAGAAAAATGGATTGATGTACATGGCATATACTCCATTGGAAAATGGAATATTGGCAAGAAATGAGTTCTTAGCAAGTATAGGTAAGAAGTATAATAAGACTGCTGCCCAAGTAGCCTTAAACTGGTATATCACTGGTAGAAATAGTTTAGTACCAATAGTCAAGGCTTCAAAAATATCGCACGTGGAGGAAAACGCTGGTGCAATGGGTTGGAGGTTATCTGAAGAAGATTGGAGGGAAATAGATGAGCACTTCAGAGAAAAGAGTTACTTTCTAGATAAGTTTGTTTCGTCTTTGAAATCGATAAGACCTTGATCTTAGTTAATTTTAAAACCATATTAGTGGAATTGATATCTATGAAGAGAATTCTAGTAGGTTACGATGGGTCGGAAAATGCCGAGAGAGCATTAGATTTTGCCATAGAATTAGCCAGTAAATTTTCAGCTAAACTATTTATAGTGGAAGTTATTGACCTTACACTATTTTACAATTCGGGGGTATTACCTCCATTAGAAGCCACTAAAAGCTTAGAGGAAAAAGCTAAGAAAGATGTTAAGAAGGCAATAGAAAAGGCTAGGAGCAAAAGTATTGATGCTGAGGGTATTACTTTAGAGGGAGATCCAGCTAACACTATTCTAGAGTTTGCTAAGGATAATCAGATCGATGTAATAGTAATTGGGAGCAGAGGTTTATCAAAGGTTCAACGTATATTCCTAGGGAGTGTATCGAATAAAATTGTCCAAGAGTCTAAGATTCCCGTAATTGTAGTTAAGTAAATAAGGAGCGAATTCAAGATATTTTTTATGTTTGGAAAGCTAGTAGCGGTTATTGATAAGCTTAATGAAGGTAATGTGATTGAAGCTGGTAATGAGTTACTATCAATAGCAAAGGATTATGAAGATCAAGATAAGATAATGGACTTGCTAGCCGAAATAGAGAAGGAGATAAAGGAATTCAGAAGTAGCAGTGATTTTTTGCATAGAGATGACTCCCCTTTTATAGAAATGGTAAAGAAAAGTATGGAAGAGATGAAAGTATGTAGAGAGAACAAATTGAAAGCGTTAATACTCCATACGCTCTACATAATTAGTAATGGAAATGAGATATTATTAAATATGATAAAAAAAGCAGACATAGGAAAACCAAATACATATATATGACCTTTTAAAAATATAATAGTGTGAGTTTTGACGCCGATGTTATAGTTGTAGGGGAGGATTAGCTGGGCTCTCTGCTGCAATTACAGCTACCAGAGAAGGATTATCAACAATTATATTAGAGAGGGGAGAATATTCAGGAAGTAAGAACGTTTCTGGAGGAAGAATGTATGTCCACGCATTATTAAAATTATTTCCAGACGCGTTAGAAAGAGCACCCTTAGAGAGACCTGTAACTAAAGAAACATATGAGATCTATTGTGAGGAAGGAAAGAAGATCACTTTTTCATTCCAACATAAAACTAAAAATAGTTATACTGTCTTAAGGGCTAAATTCGATCAATGGTTAGCTAAAGAGGCTGAAAATGAGGGAGTATTGATCTCCTATTCTACACTTGTGACAAACGCCAGACGAGAAAAAGACTACGTGATAATAGAGACAAACAGAGGTGAGCTTAAGGCACCATTGGTTATAGACGCTGGTGGAATAACCGCACCAGTTTCAAGATTTCTGGGAATTAAAAAATTAGAAGCCAAAACGTTAATGCTTGGAGTTAAAGAGGTATTAGATATTAAATCAGATATGCCAGAGGATGAGGGTGAAGCTAAAACTATAATGGGATTAATAGGAAATTTGAAAGGAGGGGGTTTCGTTTACACAAATAAGGATACACTATCTGTAGGTGTTACGATAAAAGTTGAATCGTTATATAACTCTAGTTTACCATCAAATGAAATTGTGGAAAGATTTAGGGAATCTCTAGGGTTAAAAGGGAATATCCTAGAATACTCCGCCCACTTAATTCCATATTACGGTTACGATAAGATAGGTAAAATTTATGATAAAAATCTAATCTTAGTGGGCGATGCTGCAGGATTTTTAATAAATGATGGATTCAACATTAGAGGAATGGATTTAGCAATAGGTTCTGGAATTATTGCTGGAAAGGCTGCCAAGAAGATCAAGGAGCTTAACGATTATAGTAGGACTGATATCTATTACGAGATGCTCAAGGAATCATTTGTACTAAAGGATATGAAAACTGCTTTAAGATCTTTTAGTGTATTAAATGAGGAGGATGTTTTCATTAAGTATCCTAAGGTTATTTGCAATGTTCTAGGCAAGTTATTTACAGTAACTGGGGATGGAAAGGAGAGACCAATAAACGTTTTAATTGAAGAAAGTAAAAACGAAAACGTAAATACTACGAAGATGTTAACTGATCTCATGAGGTTGTTTATATGATGGACCTCCTAAAGAGATTATCATTAAATAAGTATAATGTGGATAAGACCTCCCATATAGAGGTAAATACTGATATCTGTCTAACTTGTAAAGATAAACCTTGCACTAAAGTTTGTCCTGCTGGAACTTATGAACCATCACCAGATGGGAGAATTACAGTGCATTATGAGAGATGTTTAGAATGCGGAGCAGCATTAGTAGCATGCCCCTATGGTGCCATAAAGTTCCACTTCCCTGAAGGAGGTATAAGCTATAAATATGGATAGGTTTTTCATTTCCAATTGTGGATTTGTTAATAATTAATCATAGGGACTTAAGACACAATAAGGCTGGAGGAGCTGAACAAGTAATTTACGAGGTATCTAGAAGACTAGTAAAGAAAGGAGTTAACATAACGTGGCTTTCTGAAGAAGTAAAAGGTTTACCTAGTGAAGAAGAGATTGAAGACATTAGGATAATAAGGAGGGGAAATCCACTTACCTTGCACCTATATGCACCAGTAGAAGCAAGGAAACATGAGATTGTTATTGACAGTGTAGCCCACGCCGTACCATTCTACTCCTATCTAGTAAATAAAAACGCAATTGCATTAGTACATCACGTTCATCAGGAGGTAGTGAAATACGAACTAAACCCAATAATGGCTAGGATTGTAGCCTTTTCTGAGAGAAGTGTAAGTAACTATAAGAACATTATTGCAGTTTCTAATACTACCAAAAGGGATTTAGTGGAGAGATTGAAAGCTAGGGAGGATAGGATAGAGGTTATTCGTAATGGAATTGACCATAATTTTTACAAACCTGGCAAGAAGGCAAGCGAACCAGTAATTCTTTGGATAGGAAGATTAAAAAAATACAAGAATCCATTGGATGCTATAGAGGTTGCTAAGAGAATTAAGGCTAAATTAATTATGGCAGGTGGAGGAGATCTGGAAAAGGAGGTAATGGAGAAAATAAAGAGTGTAAATGGAGAATATCTTGGTAGAGTTAGTGAGGAAGAAAAGATAAGACTATACCAGTCTGCTTGGATTGTAATAGTAACTTCCTTTATAGAGGGTTGGAGTATGGTTACAGTTGAGGCTAACGCATGCGGAACCCCAGTAATCGCATATAATAAGGGGTCTTTGCCAGAAATCATAAAGAACGGTGTAAATGGATATATAGTAGAGTATAAGGATATCGAGAGTATAAGCAAGATAATAAACAGCTTAATAGAGGATGAGAAGAGAATTAAGGAATTATGGAGAAGCAGTTATCAAGAGTCTTTAAACTATGATTGGGATAAGAGTTCTGAAAAATATTACAACTACTTGATTCGTAAAGCATTAGATTAATTTATGAGGACGATAATAGTAATTTGTGGGCAAAACAACATCTGAGCTTATAATTGATACAATTTCTTCCCAAGTGACTGATTTATTTGGAATACCAGGGACCCATGGTTTATCACTATATGAGGAACTCAGAAAGAGAGTAAGTAAGGGAGAGTTAAGATATTACATGCCTAGATTAGAGTACGGAGGAGCTATAATGGCAGATTATTACGCTAGACTAAAGGGAAATGTTGGAGTTTTCATGTCGGTAAATGGTCCGGGTTTTACTAATTCCTTAACTGGTCTAGTTGAGGCCTATTCTGAAGGATCACCACTTGTACTAATCTCTCTCAATAAAGAATTTAAATATAGGCATAGAAAGCAACTCCACGATTCTGGATATTATGACTTACAATTTGAAATGGCAAGACAGGCTACTAAAGCTTCTTTTAGAATCTATTCTCCAGAAGACGTTATAACTGTAATGGAAAGAGCGTTTAGAATTGCTCTTGAGGACAAGATGGGGCCAGTCTATGTTGAAGTTCCGGTTGACGTTCTAGAAGAGAAGAGTAATATTGAAGATTATGAAAAAACTAATAATAAGAAGATCAATAGGACATTAGTTTACCCTACAAAAGAGGAAATAAGGGAAGCATTAAATTTCCTAAGTGAGTGCTCGAAACCAATTCTACTTTTAGGTTACGGTGCATCCAGATCAAACATAATAAGCTACATTGAAAAATTGGGAATTCCAGTATTGACTACCATTAGAGGAAAAGGGAGTATTCCAGAGAATCATCCTTTATATGCTGGAACGATATTCAACCTTCGTGAAATCCCTGGAGATTGCCTCATAGCCATAGGGACGTCATTTAACGATCTCGAAACTGGTAGATGGAGTATTAGAATGCCGAGAAGAATACTCCATGTGGATCCGGACGTCAATGTATTTAATACTTCCTTTAATGCAGAAGTTACCATAAAAGCTAGTGCTGAAGCGTTTCTAGAAGAGATAGTTGAGAAGGTTAATTTGCCTAAATGGGCTTACAAAGTGGATGAAAAAACCAATATAGGAAATAGTAACGAAATAACTCATGACTATTTAGCCAAGGTTTTAGATGAAACGTTAAGTGAGGACAGAGTTATAATTGCGGACGCAGGCACAAATCAGGTTATGGCAATGGATATAAAAGTATATAGGCC of Sulfolobus sp. E5-1-F contains these proteins:
- a CDS encoding thiamine pyrophosphate-dependent dehydrogenase E1 component subunit alpha — translated: MIIKPEPSLKDLSYLIESSGLKASDLLNMYKRMLTIRYFEETIRKIYHEGKNPFNMASGIIRGEMHLSIGQEAVAVGTLYEVRDEDVVVSTHRPHHHAIAKGVDVNGLAAEILGRVTGLCRGKGGHMHLFDKTKNFACSGIVGASFPQAAGAAFAFKYSGKDNVAIAFAGEGAANHGTFTETLNVASAWQLPLIIVIEDNKYADSTPKSLVMPTAFHYQRGLAYNVPSYLVDGMDVIDVYSTAKKAIERARKGFGPTLIEALTYRYVGHFEGDGEEYRTKEEVELWSSLDPIRRLENRILRLNYADNEILAKLREEARRQVQDAIDFALKSPYPDPNEALRGVFA
- a CDS encoding alpha-ketoacid dehydrogenase subunit beta — encoded protein: MKIKGIAQAIAEAIKQEMERNDKIVVLGEDVTYWGAVFGFTMGLFEKFGRKRVFDTPITEQTFMGMAVGAASVGLHPVVSLMFVDFLGAGFDQMYNHMAKNHYMSGGQFPMPVTVITAIGGGYGDSSQHSQVLYGLFAHLPGFKVVVPSTPYDAKGLVTKALRDPNPVVVFGHKLLTGLPFLPFEGIEEEVPDEPYEIEFGKAALRREGTDLTIISAGLMVQRSLRAAEMLQRDGISAEVIDLRTLVPLDEETIVRSAKKTGRVLIVDEDYMSYGMTGEVAFRIQARALKDLKVPIGRLAVPDVPIPFSEPLENTVIPSVERIYNEAKKLFQGS
- a CDS encoding ferredoxin family protein; translated protein: MMDLLKRLSLNKYNVDKTSHIEVNTDICLTCKDKPCTKVCPAGTYEPSPDGRITVHYERCLECGAALVACPYGAIKFHFPEGGISYKYG
- a CDS encoding universal stress protein — translated: MKRILVGYDGSENAERALDFAIELASKFSAKLFIVEVIDLTLFYNSGVLPPLEATKSLEEKAKKDVKKAIEKARSKSIDAEGITLEGDPANTILEFAKDNQIDVIVIGSRGLSKVQRIFLGSVSNKIVQESKIPVIVVK
- a CDS encoding thiamine pyrophosphate-binding protein, whose amino-acid sequence is MGKTTSELIIDTISSQVTDLFGIPGTHGLSLYEELRKRVSKGELRYYMPRLEYGGAIMADYYARLKGNVGVFMSVNGPGFTNSLTGLVEAYSEGSPLVLISLNKEFKYRHRKQLHDSGYYDLQFEMARQATKASFRIYSPEDVITVMERAFRIALEDKMGPVYVEVPVDVLEEKSNIEDYEKTNNKKINRTLVYPTKEEIREALNFLSECSKPILLLGYGASRSNIISYIEKLGIPVLTTIRGKGSIPENHPLYAGTIFNLREIPGDCLIAIGTSFNDLETGRWSIRMPRRILHVDPDVNVFNTSFNAEVTIKASAEAFLEEIVEKVNLPKWAYKVDEKTNIGNSNEITHDYLAKVLDETLSEDRVIIADAGTNQVMAMDIKVYRPNSYFNSLIFNAMGSAIPAGIGAKIASPERQIVSIIGDLGFQGCLNELITAVEYKINFLMVLVEDGVQHFLRLNQKMRYGNTFATDVFQIDYTKVMEGIGVNVIEVKSKEDLRKSVEEAVGLSLKNPTVLRVHVSPNSIPSRLLMKR
- a CDS encoding phospholipase C, translated to MKRLLILILISILLMSINTFHANTVTPIKHVIIIIEENHSFDNLFGTYPFGYPPIINNITLSVMWPDGLYNNYTQLEGTKNGVLSWISVPTIPWFPLSYSHPYYANAYDTTDPSEGWTEYHGDYWFGKPIGFIFYSGPQSMAYFSYQQTGILWDYAEEYALADAYFSPVLGLTEPNRVAYLTGFSPNFYSDEAYNVLPFNETIMYQLEKYNISWGYFVYNLNGTPWPLNAFTGINMVHIYDLSEFFKDLKNNSLPSVSWVMFLGGSSDAYDMHPPYNITAGEIELAKVINAIMESDYWNSSVIFITFDEGGGYYDHITPPAINYYGLGQRIPLLIISPYAKEGYVDNYTISGYTLLAFIDYNWHLPWLTNYVKNSDIQGLLNAFNFSSKPRPPIILSPSNWTYPIPLQYPIHYGYIAVVNSDYKSYAEVYPVPSLQYLLPFEIIGIALIVVKKKLLRPIGILLLLIVLGISIYYYNFYNLYSFIAEYYVYSSLIGVLGGTALLVKGRKR
- a CDS encoding glycosyltransferase family 4 protein, with translation MDLLIINHRDLRHNKAGGAEQVIYEVSRRLVKKGVNITWLSEEVKGLPSEEEIEDIRIIRRGNPLTLHLYAPVEARKHEIVIDSVAHAVPFYSYLVNKNAIALVHHVHQEVVKYELNPIMARIVAFSERSVSNYKNIIAVSNTTKRDLVERLKAREDRIEVIRNGIDHNFYKPGKKASEPVILWIGRLKKYKNPLDAIEVAKRIKAKLIMAGGGDLEKEVMEKIKSVNGEYLGRVSEEEKIRLYQSAWIVIVTSFIEGWSMVTVEANACGTPVIAYNKGSLPEIIKNGVNGYIVEYKDIESISKIINSLIEDEKRIKELWRSSYQESLNYDWDKSSEKYYNYLIRKALD
- a CDS encoding aldo/keto reductase, which translates into the protein MEDVKKFKYFTVSSLAFGTWRIGGGYWYASHDRDNEWISAIRKAIELGIRVIDTAEMYGNGHAEELVGEAIKGFNRDTLFIVSKVWPSHADYDNVIKSAKNSSKRLGTYIDLYLLHSPSRVPICKTIRAFEKLVDDGVIRFFGLSNFDVDKIERARECVSKYEIVAIQNHYSLLDRDDERKVLAYAEKNGLMYMAYTPLENGILARNEFLASIGKKYNKTAAQVALNWYITGRNSLVPIVKASKISHVEENAGAMGWRLSEEDWREIDEHFREKSYFLDKFVSSLKSIRP
- a CDS encoding mechanosensitive ion channel domain-containing protein codes for the protein MSKSSAPKVGSAIGRTIIYIILYVIVSAVIKFLIEVLLPSVHINAISYESYIQILLALAFGYLIVSGISLIFYYSLLSKYGHPAAAAVRNVVRIIGIGALVAAIAGAVAGGAAGVALGGFIGIVIGFASQQVLGQAVAGMFLLIARPFKINDNVNLVGEDGIVEDVSTLFTTVIKSDGTKVLIPNNAIIGNKIYLKPVQQHQKSS
- a CDS encoding DedA family protein: MIYVFKGLSGYIILFILMIGEGLGLPLPSEVIMPLVGYYSYLGSISLYLGIIVGTLGSLVGSIIAYVIGYKLGLPFLKRYGKYILIDEGKIEALHNWFLRYGDIAVFGFRFIPGLRALISYPAGIGQMKIPKFLGFTFLGHIIWDIILSLIGYELANQINFVITLAEKFGNYILIFVVIVIVIYIIMRVLRKR